One Bombus pyrosoma isolate SC7728 linkage group LG9, ASM1482585v1, whole genome shotgun sequence genomic window carries:
- the LOC122570536 gene encoding uncharacterized protein LOC122570536 isoform X4, protein MKKTNISSLLQSISVLATLRVVVNGQTTCNGGLGRVVYERLPDQQLQGFDDDVVRDSAPPFRVLEKCQELCLRDRTATNNLVRACTSFDFQPGSRIASFSGAAEYEESTCYLTREQAQPEGIGNLMLVPNSVHFTEVCLGSDRIERECPNRRYVFERHPRKKLKLPLTDIKEVSAANRTDCEDRCLNEFSFICRSATYDTALRSCALSRFTRRTHPELLEDDPNSDYLENTCLNAERRCDGLAVFVKEENKRLRGPFEVDIYTNLTLDECQALCLRAEKYFCRSVEFDEQTRQCIISEEDSVSQKDDIGISSSPSHHFYDLVCLDNPRGSEYPDSSSTSHLFSDGRRPDTAFQRYRNSRLSGEFHSEITGRSLSECLDECLRQTSFQCRSAVYSEHYHTCRLSRFNQRDGHRIIYDADYDYYENLMHQYLDGDRDNPGYRPDPLGQDTNFGRPSLGRPGYPEDYDKGYSSSVKPDRYPDRYPDRHTDRYPDRYPDRYPERYPDRYPDRYPEKYPDKYPDRYPDKYPDRYPDKYPDRYPDKFPDRYPDKYPDRYPDKYPERYPDKYPDKYPDRYPDRYPADKYPERYPLNGQYPIGAAGDTFPDPIDRYPISDRFPTSDRYPVSDRYPMVDRYPSSDRYPISDRFPSRGGDRRPTHPDRYPIPDTGIDRYPTSGSRYPTGIGNRYPISPGRYPSDSDRYPNSIDRYPIPEDPLDRYPSGLAGGRPHVDRYPISERYPEKDLYPNRFPPSSHGGGYPVDDIYGPQAHPDRNHYGVGGPSRPLGYGGYNNDGAIIGGGYIGEGGVYNSRPFGTSGGPIIGRPPLVSRCDEQDNFRQVGPHTRVRKPFVRRYTTASSLAQCERECADARDFVCRSFNYRPYAAPYGAERDNCELSDRDSRDMDMGNPVYYDTGSDYDFYERNNGRQGADAECLDVSQVCSEDGMEFTLRTPEGFIGRIYTYGYYDRCFFRGNGGTVNVLRISGPQGYPECGTQRYGDTMTNIVVVQFSDYVQTGRDKRFNLTCLFRGPGEAVVTSGYIGAGSGSPIPIEYLPAENTLSSRVRLLILYQGRPTTTIAVGDPLTFRLEAQDGYNYVTDIFATNVIARDPYSGRSVQLIDRYGCPVDNYVFPGLDRLRDGDSLEARFNAFKIPESNFLVFEATVRTCRDGCQPAYCSGGTGRSEPSFGRRRRDVPANDTIVEENEISTITESNVNDTSPMLNLTVVEDSNDAEEEEEEEHVREMIEVLDSRMDIDEETMVERQTTIMENVCITPNEYYGLVTAVAVLVVLLASVVLLSMLIYRKYAYAVITKNRRVDKACNRSSHSDDAYSSRANNFSFLRTGLQKPFQSTSISRSMSNVIGQRVSSSSTALEGAVGLSSSRRTGFDPSEPIYTDPSLFEVARCSSPKPTLDDNFHLM, encoded by the exons atgaagaaaaccAACATATCCAGTCTACTGCAATCCATCTCTGTTCTAGCTACCCTGAGAGTGGTCGTTAACG GGCAAACAACGTGTAATGGCGGCTTGGGTCGAGTCGTTTACGAGAGACTTCCGGACCAACAGCTTCAGGGCTTCGACGACGATGTG GTACGAGACTCTGCACCACCTTTTAGAGTCTTGGAAAAATGTCAGGAATTATGTCTACGAGATAGAACGGCGACGAACAATTTAGTTCGCGCTTGCACGAGCTTCGATTTCCAACCTGGCAGCAGAATAGCTTCTTTCAGCGGGGCTGCAGAATATGAAGAAAGCACTTGCTATTTAACGAGGGAACAGGCGCAGCCAGAAGGAATTGGAAATCTAATGCTGGTGCCAAACAGCGTCCATTTCACGGAAGTTTGTCTTGGCT CCGATAGGATCGAAAGAGAATGTCCAAATCGGCGTTACGTGTTCGAGAGACATCCCAGGAAGAAACTAAAACTACCACTGACAGATATCAAGGAAGTTAGCGCGGCGAATAGAACAGACTGCGAGGATAG ATGTTTGAACGAGTTCAGTTTCATTTGTCGATCCGCTACTTATGACACTGCTTTAAGAAGCTGCGCTCTGAGCCGTTTCACCAGAAGAACGCATCCTGAATTATTGGAAGACGATCCAAATTCCGATTACCTGGAAAACACTTGTCTCAACG CGGAACGTCGTTGCGATGGATTAGCTGTGTTcgtcaaagaagaaaacaagcGTCTTCGAGGGCCATTCGAAGTCGACATCTACACGAATCTTACCCTAGACGAGTGTCAAGCCCTTTGTTTGAGAGCTGAGAAATATTTCTGTCGAAGTGTCGAATTCGACGAGCAAACACGACAATGCATTATTTCAGAAGAAGATTCTGTCTCTCAGAAGGACGATATCGGTATAAGTAGCAGCCCCAGCCATCATTTTTACGATTTGGTTTGTTTAGACAATC CACGCGGTTCCGAATACCCGGACAGCAGCTCCACGTCGCACCTTTTTTCCGATGGACGACGACCAGATACAGCGTTCCAGCGTTATCGAAACTCTCGTTTGAGCGGTGAATTTCACTCTGAGATAACAGGTCGTAGCCTGAGCGAATGCCTTGACGAGTGTCTTCGACAGACCAGTTTCCAATGCAGGAGCGCCGTGTATTCTGAACATTATCATACCTGTCGATTGAGTCGATTCAATCAACGTGACGGACACAGGATCATCTACGATGCAGACTACGATTATTACGAGAATCTTATGC ACCAATATTTGGATGGGGACCGGGATAATCCAGGCTACAGACCAGACCCCCTAGGACAAGATACCAATTTCGGCCGACCTTCTCTGGGAAGACCTG GTTATCCAGAGGACTACGACAAAGGGTACAGCAGCAGCGTGAAACCAGATCGGTATCCAGATCGTTACCCAGACCGCCACACAGATCGCTATCCAGATCGATATCCAGATCGGTATCCAGAACGTTACCCTGACCGATATCCGGATCGATATCCCGAAAAATATCCTGATAAATATCCAGATCGTTACCCCGATAAATATCCAGACCGTTACCCCGATAAATACCCGGACCGTTACCCCGATAAATTCCCAGACCGTTACCCCGATAAATATCCAGACCGTTACCCCGATAAATATCCAGAACGTTACCCTGACAAATACCCCGACAAATATCCAGATCGTTATCCTGATCGTTATCCAGCTGATAAATATCCCGAAAGGTATCCTTTGAATGGACAATATCCAATTGGGGCAGCAGGGGATACCTTTCCTGATCCTATAGATCGATATCCAATCAGTGATCGATTTCCAACGAGCGATCGTTACCCTGTTAGTGATCGTTATCCAATGGTAGATCGATATCCATCTTCGGATAGGTACCCAATATCTGATCGATTTCCAAGCAGAGGTGGTGATCGCCGTCCTACTCATCCTGATAGATATCCTATTCCAGACACTGGAATAGACAGATATCCAACAAGTGGTAGTAGATACCCTACTGGAATTGGTAATCGATACCCAATATCTCCAGGTCGCTATCCTAGCGATAGCGATCGGTATCCCAATAGTATAGATCGTTATCCTATTCCCGAGGATCCTCTGGATCGGTATCCATCCGGTTTGGCAGGTGGCAGACCTCACGTCGATCGGTATCCTATCAGTGAAAGGTATCCCGAGAAGGATCTCTATCCTAATCG ATTCCCACCATCGTCGCATGGAGGAGGATACCCCGTGGACGACATCTACGGTCCTCAAGCTCATCCAGACCGGAACCACTATGGCGTAGGAGGACCCAGTCGTCCCTTAGGCTATGGTGGTTATAACAACGACGGCGCAATAATCGGTGGCGGTTACATAGGCGAAGGTGGAGTGTACAATTCGCGACCTTTCGGTACCAGCGGTGGCCCAATTATCGGTCGACCGCCTCTGGTATCCAGATGCGACGAACAAGACAATTTCCGACAAGTAGGACCTCATACTAGGGTCCGTAAGCCATTCGTCAGACGATATACGACAGCTTCCTCGTTGGCTCAATGTGAAAGAGAATGCGCCGACGCTAGAGACTTCGTGTGCAGATCATTCAATTATCGTCCCTACGCCGCACCCTATGGAGCAGAACGGGACAACTGCGAGTTGAGTGATCGTGACTCCAGGGACATGGACATGGGCAATCCCGTGTACTATGACACTGGCTCCGATTACGACTTTTATGAAAGGAATAACGGCAGACAGGGAGCTGATGCAGAGTGTCTCGACG TGAGTCAAGTGTGTAGCGAAGACGGAATGGAATTTACTTTAAGGACACCGGAAGGATTCATTGGTCGGATTTACACTTACGGCTATTACGATCGCTGCTTCTTCCGCGGAAACGGGGGAACCGTAAATGTTCTTCGAATCAGTGGTCCCCAGGGTTACCCCGAATGTGGCACTCAAAGA TACGGCGACACGATGACAAACATCGTCGTGGTACAGTTCTCGGACTACGTGCAAACAGGAAGGGACAAACGCTTCAATCTCACCTGTCTATTTCGAGGCCCTGGCGAAGCTGTCGTCACATCCGGCTACATCGGTGCCGG ATCAGGGTCTCCGATTCCGATCGAGTACCTTCCAGCAGAAAATACCCTAAGTTCTCGAGTACGTTTACTGATCCTGTATCAAGGCAGACCTACGACGACAATAGCTGTTGGCGACCCACTCACTTTTAGGCTGGAAGCTCAGGATGG GTACAATTATGTAACTGATATCTTTGCTACCAACGTCATAGCAAGAGACCCTTACTCTGGAAGAAGCGTTCAGCTCATAGACAGATACGG CTGTCCGGTGGACAATTACGTATTCCCTGGCTTGGATCGTTTGAGAGATGGTGACAGCCTCGAAGCACGTTTCAACGCTTTCAAGATTCCCGAGTCTAATTTTTTGGTGTTTGAAGCAACCGTACGAACATGTCGAGACGGTTGTCAGCCAGCTTACTGTTCCGGTGGTACCGGAAGGAGCGAGCCATCCTTTGGAAGGCGCAGGAGAGACGTGCCGGCGAATGATACGAtcgtagaagaaaatgaaataagcaCGATAACGGAAAGTAATGTAAACGATACATCCCCCATGTTGAATTTGACGGTGGTTGAAGACAGCAACGACgcagaagaagaggaggaagaggaacaCGTGAGAGAAATGATCGAG GTTTTGGACTCGAGGATGGATATCGACGAGGAGACTATGGTCGAGAGACAAACTACCATTATGGAGAATGTCTGCATAACTCCCAACGAGTATTATGGACTTGTGACAGCAGTTGCGGTGCTCGTAGTACTCCTGGCATCCGTGGTTTTGTTATCCATGTTAATTTACAG AAAATACGCTTACGCAGTGATTACGAAGAACCGCAGAGTCGACAAAGCGTGTAATCGAAGCAGTCATTCGGACGACGCTTATAGCAGTCGTGCAAATAACTTCTCTTTCTTGAGAACTGGTCTTCAGAAACCCTTTCAGTCTAC GTCAATCTCCAGATCGATGAGTAACGTGATCGGTCAACGCGTGAGCTCGTCATCGACCGCTCTGGAGGGTGCTGTAGGACTATCATCCAGCAGAAGAACCGGCTTCGACCCGAGCGAGCCGATCTACACCGATCCATCACTGTTCGAAGTTGCTCGTTGCTCGTCGCCAAAACCTACCCTTGATGATAACTTTCATCTCATGTGA
- the LOC122570536 gene encoding uncharacterized protein LOC122570536 isoform X2, protein MKKTNISSLLQSISVLATLRVVVNGQTTCNGGLGRVVYERLPDQQLQGFDDDVVRDSAPPFRVLEKCQELCLRDRTATNNLVRACTSFDFQPGSRIASFSGAAEYEESTCYLTREQAQPEGIGNLMLVPNSVHFTEVCLGSDRIERECPNRRYVFERHPRKKLKLPLTDIKEVSAANRTDCEDRCLNEFSFICRSATYDTALRSCALSRFTRRTHPELLEDDPNSDYLENTCLNAERRCDGLAVFVKEENKRLRGPFEVDIYTNLTLDECQALCLRAEKYFCRSVEFDEQTRQCIISEEDSVSQKDDIGISSSPSHHFYDLVCLDNHPSIARGSEYPDSSSTSHLFSDGRRPDTAFQRYRNSRLSGEFHSEITGRSLSECLDECLRQTSFQCRSAVYSEHYHTCRLSRFNQRDGHRIIYDADYDYYENLMHQYLDGDRDNPGYRPDPLGQDTNFGRPSLGRPGYPEDYDKGYSSSVKPDRYPDRYPDRHTDRYPDRYPDRYPERYPDRYPDRYPEKYPDKYPDRYPDKYPDRYPDKYPDRYPDKFPDRYPDKYPDRYPDKYPERYPDKYPDKYPDRYPDRYPADKYPERYPLNGQYPIGAAGDTFPDPIDRYPISDRFPTSDRYPVSDRYPMVDRYPSSDRYPISDRFPSRGGDRRPTHPDRYPIPDTGIDRYPTSGSRYPTGIGNRYPISPGRYPSDSDRYPNSIDRYPIPEDPLDRYPSGLAGGRPHVDRYPISERYPEKDLYPNRFPPSSHGGGYPVDDIYGPQAHPDRNHYGVGGPSRPLGYGGYNNDGAIIGGGYIGEGGVYNSRPFGTSGGPIIGRPPLVSRCDEQDNFRQVGPHTRVRKPFVRRYTTASSLAQCERECADARDFVCRSFNYRPYAAPYGAERDNCELSDRDSRDMDMGNPVYYDTGSDYDFYERNNGRQGADAECLDVSQVCSEDGMEFTLRTPEGFIGRIYTYGYYDRCFFRGNGGTVNVLRISGPQGYPECGTQRYGDTMTNIVVVQFSDYVQTGRDKRFNLTCLFRGPGEAVVTSGYIGAGSGSPIPIEYLPAENTLSSRVRLLILYQGRPTTTIAVGDPLTFRLEAQDGYNYVTDIFATNVIARDPYSGRSVQLIDRYGCPVDNYVFPGLDRLRDGDSLEARFNAFKIPESNFLVFEATVRTCRDGCQPAYCSGGTGRSEPSFGRRRRDVPANDTIVEENEISTITESNVNDTSPMLNLTVVEDSNDAEEEEEEEHVREMIEVLDSRMDIDEETMVERQTTIMENVCITPNEYYGLVTAVAVLVVLLASVVLLSMLIYRKYAYAVITKNRRVDKACNRSSHSDDAYSSRANNFSFLRTGLQKPFQSTSISRSMSNVIGQRVSSSSTALEGAVGLSSSRRTGFDPSEPIYTDPSLFEVARCSSPKPTLDDNFHLM, encoded by the exons atgaagaaaaccAACATATCCAGTCTACTGCAATCCATCTCTGTTCTAGCTACCCTGAGAGTGGTCGTTAACG GGCAAACAACGTGTAATGGCGGCTTGGGTCGAGTCGTTTACGAGAGACTTCCGGACCAACAGCTTCAGGGCTTCGACGACGATGTG GTACGAGACTCTGCACCACCTTTTAGAGTCTTGGAAAAATGTCAGGAATTATGTCTACGAGATAGAACGGCGACGAACAATTTAGTTCGCGCTTGCACGAGCTTCGATTTCCAACCTGGCAGCAGAATAGCTTCTTTCAGCGGGGCTGCAGAATATGAAGAAAGCACTTGCTATTTAACGAGGGAACAGGCGCAGCCAGAAGGAATTGGAAATCTAATGCTGGTGCCAAACAGCGTCCATTTCACGGAAGTTTGTCTTGGCT CCGATAGGATCGAAAGAGAATGTCCAAATCGGCGTTACGTGTTCGAGAGACATCCCAGGAAGAAACTAAAACTACCACTGACAGATATCAAGGAAGTTAGCGCGGCGAATAGAACAGACTGCGAGGATAG ATGTTTGAACGAGTTCAGTTTCATTTGTCGATCCGCTACTTATGACACTGCTTTAAGAAGCTGCGCTCTGAGCCGTTTCACCAGAAGAACGCATCCTGAATTATTGGAAGACGATCCAAATTCCGATTACCTGGAAAACACTTGTCTCAACG CGGAACGTCGTTGCGATGGATTAGCTGTGTTcgtcaaagaagaaaacaagcGTCTTCGAGGGCCATTCGAAGTCGACATCTACACGAATCTTACCCTAGACGAGTGTCAAGCCCTTTGTTTGAGAGCTGAGAAATATTTCTGTCGAAGTGTCGAATTCGACGAGCAAACACGACAATGCATTATTTCAGAAGAAGATTCTGTCTCTCAGAAGGACGATATCGGTATAAGTAGCAGCCCCAGCCATCATTTTTACGATTTGGTTTGTTTAGACAATC ATCCGTCCATAGCACGCGGTTCCGAATACCCGGACAGCAGCTCCACGTCGCACCTTTTTTCCGATGGACGACGACCAGATACAGCGTTCCAGCGTTATCGAAACTCTCGTTTGAGCGGTGAATTTCACTCTGAGATAACAGGTCGTAGCCTGAGCGAATGCCTTGACGAGTGTCTTCGACAGACCAGTTTCCAATGCAGGAGCGCCGTGTATTCTGAACATTATCATACCTGTCGATTGAGTCGATTCAATCAACGTGACGGACACAGGATCATCTACGATGCAGACTACGATTATTACGAGAATCTTATGC ACCAATATTTGGATGGGGACCGGGATAATCCAGGCTACAGACCAGACCCCCTAGGACAAGATACCAATTTCGGCCGACCTTCTCTGGGAAGACCTG GTTATCCAGAGGACTACGACAAAGGGTACAGCAGCAGCGTGAAACCAGATCGGTATCCAGATCGTTACCCAGACCGCCACACAGATCGCTATCCAGATCGATATCCAGATCGGTATCCAGAACGTTACCCTGACCGATATCCGGATCGATATCCCGAAAAATATCCTGATAAATATCCAGATCGTTACCCCGATAAATATCCAGACCGTTACCCCGATAAATACCCGGACCGTTACCCCGATAAATTCCCAGACCGTTACCCCGATAAATATCCAGACCGTTACCCCGATAAATATCCAGAACGTTACCCTGACAAATACCCCGACAAATATCCAGATCGTTATCCTGATCGTTATCCAGCTGATAAATATCCCGAAAGGTATCCTTTGAATGGACAATATCCAATTGGGGCAGCAGGGGATACCTTTCCTGATCCTATAGATCGATATCCAATCAGTGATCGATTTCCAACGAGCGATCGTTACCCTGTTAGTGATCGTTATCCAATGGTAGATCGATATCCATCTTCGGATAGGTACCCAATATCTGATCGATTTCCAAGCAGAGGTGGTGATCGCCGTCCTACTCATCCTGATAGATATCCTATTCCAGACACTGGAATAGACAGATATCCAACAAGTGGTAGTAGATACCCTACTGGAATTGGTAATCGATACCCAATATCTCCAGGTCGCTATCCTAGCGATAGCGATCGGTATCCCAATAGTATAGATCGTTATCCTATTCCCGAGGATCCTCTGGATCGGTATCCATCCGGTTTGGCAGGTGGCAGACCTCACGTCGATCGGTATCCTATCAGTGAAAGGTATCCCGAGAAGGATCTCTATCCTAATCG ATTCCCACCATCGTCGCATGGAGGAGGATACCCCGTGGACGACATCTACGGTCCTCAAGCTCATCCAGACCGGAACCACTATGGCGTAGGAGGACCCAGTCGTCCCTTAGGCTATGGTGGTTATAACAACGACGGCGCAATAATCGGTGGCGGTTACATAGGCGAAGGTGGAGTGTACAATTCGCGACCTTTCGGTACCAGCGGTGGCCCAATTATCGGTCGACCGCCTCTGGTATCCAGATGCGACGAACAAGACAATTTCCGACAAGTAGGACCTCATACTAGGGTCCGTAAGCCATTCGTCAGACGATATACGACAGCTTCCTCGTTGGCTCAATGTGAAAGAGAATGCGCCGACGCTAGAGACTTCGTGTGCAGATCATTCAATTATCGTCCCTACGCCGCACCCTATGGAGCAGAACGGGACAACTGCGAGTTGAGTGATCGTGACTCCAGGGACATGGACATGGGCAATCCCGTGTACTATGACACTGGCTCCGATTACGACTTTTATGAAAGGAATAACGGCAGACAGGGAGCTGATGCAGAGTGTCTCGACG TGAGTCAAGTGTGTAGCGAAGACGGAATGGAATTTACTTTAAGGACACCGGAAGGATTCATTGGTCGGATTTACACTTACGGCTATTACGATCGCTGCTTCTTCCGCGGAAACGGGGGAACCGTAAATGTTCTTCGAATCAGTGGTCCCCAGGGTTACCCCGAATGTGGCACTCAAAGA TACGGCGACACGATGACAAACATCGTCGTGGTACAGTTCTCGGACTACGTGCAAACAGGAAGGGACAAACGCTTCAATCTCACCTGTCTATTTCGAGGCCCTGGCGAAGCTGTCGTCACATCCGGCTACATCGGTGCCGG ATCAGGGTCTCCGATTCCGATCGAGTACCTTCCAGCAGAAAATACCCTAAGTTCTCGAGTACGTTTACTGATCCTGTATCAAGGCAGACCTACGACGACAATAGCTGTTGGCGACCCACTCACTTTTAGGCTGGAAGCTCAGGATGG GTACAATTATGTAACTGATATCTTTGCTACCAACGTCATAGCAAGAGACCCTTACTCTGGAAGAAGCGTTCAGCTCATAGACAGATACGG CTGTCCGGTGGACAATTACGTATTCCCTGGCTTGGATCGTTTGAGAGATGGTGACAGCCTCGAAGCACGTTTCAACGCTTTCAAGATTCCCGAGTCTAATTTTTTGGTGTTTGAAGCAACCGTACGAACATGTCGAGACGGTTGTCAGCCAGCTTACTGTTCCGGTGGTACCGGAAGGAGCGAGCCATCCTTTGGAAGGCGCAGGAGAGACGTGCCGGCGAATGATACGAtcgtagaagaaaatgaaataagcaCGATAACGGAAAGTAATGTAAACGATACATCCCCCATGTTGAATTTGACGGTGGTTGAAGACAGCAACGACgcagaagaagaggaggaagaggaacaCGTGAGAGAAATGATCGAG GTTTTGGACTCGAGGATGGATATCGACGAGGAGACTATGGTCGAGAGACAAACTACCATTATGGAGAATGTCTGCATAACTCCCAACGAGTATTATGGACTTGTGACAGCAGTTGCGGTGCTCGTAGTACTCCTGGCATCCGTGGTTTTGTTATCCATGTTAATTTACAG AAAATACGCTTACGCAGTGATTACGAAGAACCGCAGAGTCGACAAAGCGTGTAATCGAAGCAGTCATTCGGACGACGCTTATAGCAGTCGTGCAAATAACTTCTCTTTCTTGAGAACTGGTCTTCAGAAACCCTTTCAGTCTAC GTCAATCTCCAGATCGATGAGTAACGTGATCGGTCAACGCGTGAGCTCGTCATCGACCGCTCTGGAGGGTGCTGTAGGACTATCATCCAGCAGAAGAACCGGCTTCGACCCGAGCGAGCCGATCTACACCGATCCATCACTGTTCGAAGTTGCTCGTTGCTCGTCGCCAAAACCTACCCTTGATGATAACTTTCATCTCATGTGA